One segment of Comamonas thiooxydans DNA contains the following:
- a CDS encoding isochorismatase family protein, with product MLLEASESQLVLVDYQDKLMPVIHEGAQALANAVKLAKMAQLLDVPVWGTEQNPSRLGANNAELKALCQKTLEKMYFSAVPEGLGEWLRPPAKPQGGNARSLPKHLQKPQQQAPERNMVVIAGCETHVCLLQTALELLEDEFDVWVVTDACGSRTERNRDAAFDRLAGAGAELVTTEMVMFEWLRTCEDPAFKEMLALVK from the coding sequence ATGTTGTTAGAAGCTTCCGAGTCGCAACTGGTTCTGGTGGACTACCAGGACAAGCTGATGCCCGTCATTCACGAAGGCGCGCAAGCGCTGGCCAATGCGGTCAAGCTGGCCAAGATGGCGCAGCTGCTGGATGTGCCTGTCTGGGGAACGGAGCAGAACCCCTCGCGCCTTGGCGCCAATAATGCGGAGCTGAAGGCTTTGTGCCAGAAGACGCTGGAGAAAATGTATTTCAGCGCCGTGCCGGAGGGGCTGGGGGAATGGCTGCGTCCTCCCGCCAAGCCGCAGGGCGGCAATGCGCGCAGCCTGCCCAAACATCTGCAAAAGCCCCAGCAGCAGGCGCCCGAGCGCAATATGGTGGTGATTGCCGGTTGCGAAACCCATGTCTGCCTGTTGCAGACGGCACTGGAGCTGCTGGAAGACGAGTTCGATGTGTGGGTGGTGACGGATGCCTGCGGTTCGCGCACCGAGCGTAACCGGGATGCGGCGTTTGACCGTCTGGCGGGCGCTGGCGCCGAACTGGTGACCACCGAGATGGTGATGTTCGAGTGGCTGCGCACCTGCGAAGACCCCGCCTTCAAGGAGATGCTGGCTCTGGTCAAGTAA
- a CDS encoding EVE domain-containing protein, producing the protein MNDSSLQAHRYWLMKNEPDEYSIDHALASPEQTIAWNGVRNYQARNFMRDDMQVGDGVLYWHSSCAEPGIYGIARIAGNLRVDPSQFDPADPYYDPKSQTDKPRWLMLDVQALKKIRPLLMPELREQPQLAQMRVLQKGNRLSITPVTEAEWQCIQSLRQGS; encoded by the coding sequence ATGAACGACAGCAGCCTCCAAGCCCATCGTTACTGGCTCATGAAGAACGAGCCCGACGAGTACTCCATCGACCATGCTCTGGCGTCCCCCGAGCAGACCATTGCCTGGAATGGCGTGCGCAATTACCAGGCACGCAATTTCATGCGTGACGATATGCAGGTGGGCGACGGTGTGCTGTACTGGCATTCCAGTTGCGCAGAACCTGGGATTTACGGCATTGCCCGCATTGCCGGTAATCTGCGCGTAGACCCTTCCCAGTTCGACCCTGCAGACCCCTACTACGACCCAAAGTCCCAGACAGACAAACCGCGCTGGCTTATGCTGGATGTGCAGGCGCTGAAAAAGATCCGCCCCCTGCTAATGCCGGAACTACGCGAGCAACCGCAACTGGCGCAGATGCGCGTGCTGCAAAAAGGCAATCGTCTCTCCATTACCCCGGTGACCGAAGCCGAATGGCAATGCATTCAGTCTCTGCGGCAAGGGAGTTGA
- a CDS encoding GlsB/YeaQ/YmgE family stress response membrane protein, with protein sequence MSIIGTIIVGLIVGLIARAIKPGNDSMGWIMTILLGIVGSFVATYLGSAMGWYQPGQTAGWIASVIGAVILLFIYGMVRGKAN encoded by the coding sequence ATGTCCATCATCGGAACCATCATCGTCGGTCTTATCGTCGGCTTGATTGCGCGGGCCATCAAGCCCGGCAATGACAGCATGGGCTGGATCATGACGATTCTTCTCGGTATCGTCGGCTCGTTTGTAGCGACCTATCTGGGCTCGGCCATGGGCTGGTACCAGCCCGGGCAAACCGCAGGCTGGATCGCATCTGTCATTGGGGCCGTGATTCTTTTGTTTATTTATGGCATGGTGCGCGGTAAGGCCAACTGA
- a CDS encoding C40 family peptidase, whose translation MSRWLIALLFVGVTSAHAAPSEQRDDDMAQLLVNRGLITQLREARHSVAEKTTDFVREARQNVAEKTSDLVVTAMGFLGVPYRLGGTNAETGFDCSGFVRAIYSQTMGKVLPRVSAEQANATQQIDRSDLKPGDLVFFNTMRRTFSHVGIYVGDGKFIHAPRTGASVRVESMQTSYWARRFDGARRVEGADASATTAAAYSALGPLQP comes from the coding sequence ATGTCCCGATGGCTTATTGCACTTCTATTTGTCGGCGTTACCTCAGCGCACGCGGCGCCTAGCGAGCAGCGTGACGACGACATGGCCCAGTTGCTGGTCAACCGCGGCCTCATCACCCAGTTGCGTGAAGCTCGACACTCCGTGGCCGAGAAGACGACTGATTTCGTGCGCGAAGCACGTCAGAACGTGGCCGAAAAAACCTCCGATCTGGTGGTGACGGCCATGGGCTTCCTTGGCGTTCCCTATCGCCTGGGCGGCACCAACGCAGAAACCGGCTTCGACTGCAGCGGTTTTGTGCGGGCCATCTACTCCCAGACCATGGGCAAGGTTTTGCCTCGCGTCTCTGCCGAACAGGCCAATGCCACTCAGCAGATTGACCGCAGCGACCTCAAGCCTGGTGATCTGGTGTTCTTCAACACCATGCGCCGCACATTCAGCCATGTGGGCATCTACGTGGGTGACGGCAAATTCATCCACGCACCGCGCACCGGTGCCAGCGTGCGCGTGGAAAGCATGCAGACCTCCTACTGGGCGCGCCGCTTCGACGGTGCCCGCCGCGTCGAAGGTGCTGACGCCTCGGCCACCACGGCTGCTGCCTACAGCGCCCTGGGTCCTCTTCAGCCCTGA
- a CDS encoding propionate--CoA ligase, with the protein MTTRFEDFYQRSIDDRDGFWAEQAGLIDWQQKPQQICDYSNPPFAKWFVGGTTNLCHNAIDRHVAERGDQNALIAISTETQTEKVYSYRELHAEVNRMAAVLQSLGVQKGDRVQIYMPMVAEACFAMLACVRLGAIHSVVFGGFASGALASRIDDAEPKVIISADAGSRGGRVVAYKPLLDEALRQSSHQPAAVLMVNRGLAEMPMKAGRDHDWSALRARHMNAQVDCVWVESTHPSYTLYTSGTTGKPKGVQRDTGGYTVALAASMPHIFDAQAGQTFFCTSDIGWVVGHSYIIYAPLIAGMATVMYEGLPVNPDAGIWWSIVEKYKVTHMFSAPTAIRVLKKHDADYLKRYDISSLKALWLAGEPLDEPTATWISQAINKPIIDNYWQTETGWPIMTLCNGVEKQATRFGSPGRAVYGYNVKLIDDASGEELTQANQKGVLAIEGPLPPGCMQTVWRDDNRFVNTYWKSIPGRLIYSTFDWGIRDEDGYYFILGRTDDVINVAGHRLGTREIEESISAHAQIAEVAVVGVADNLKGQAALAFAVVRDAALVADEVSSKALEADVMKLVDSRLGAVARPSRVIFVTALPKTRSGKLLRRALQAVAEGRDPGDLSTMEDPAALAQVQQRL; encoded by the coding sequence ATGACCACGCGTTTCGAAGATTTTTATCAGCGTTCCATTGATGACCGCGACGGCTTCTGGGCGGAGCAGGCCGGCCTGATCGATTGGCAGCAGAAGCCGCAGCAGATCTGCGACTACAGCAACCCGCCGTTCGCCAAATGGTTTGTGGGCGGCACAACGAATCTTTGCCATAACGCCATTGACCGCCATGTGGCAGAGCGCGGCGATCAGAACGCGTTGATCGCCATTTCCACCGAAACGCAGACCGAGAAGGTCTACAGCTACCGCGAGCTGCATGCGGAGGTCAATCGCATGGCCGCCGTGCTGCAGTCGCTGGGTGTGCAAAAAGGCGACCGCGTGCAGATCTATATGCCCATGGTGGCCGAGGCTTGCTTTGCCATGCTGGCCTGCGTGCGTCTGGGCGCCATTCACTCCGTGGTGTTTGGCGGCTTTGCCTCGGGCGCACTGGCGTCGCGCATCGATGATGCCGAACCCAAGGTCATCATCAGCGCCGACGCGGGCTCGCGTGGCGGCCGTGTCGTGGCTTACAAGCCTTTGCTGGATGAAGCGCTCAGGCAATCCAGCCACCAGCCCGCTGCCGTGCTGATGGTCAACCGCGGACTGGCCGAAATGCCCATGAAGGCGGGCCGCGACCATGACTGGTCGGCCTTGCGTGCCCGGCACATGAATGCGCAGGTGGATTGCGTCTGGGTGGAGTCAACCCATCCCAGCTACACCCTCTACACCAGCGGCACCACGGGCAAGCCCAAGGGCGTGCAGCGTGATACGGGCGGCTATACCGTGGCACTGGCGGCCAGCATGCCGCATATCTTCGATGCCCAGGCGGGGCAGACCTTTTTCTGCACCAGCGACATAGGCTGGGTCGTGGGTCATAGCTACATCATCTATGCGCCGCTGATTGCGGGCATGGCTACGGTGATGTACGAGGGGTTGCCGGTCAACCCTGATGCAGGCATCTGGTGGAGCATTGTCGAGAAATACAAGGTCACGCACATGTTCTCGGCGCCGACCGCGATTCGCGTGCTCAAAAAGCATGATGCGGATTACCTCAAGCGCTACGACATCTCCAGCCTCAAGGCCCTGTGGCTGGCCGGCGAGCCGCTGGACGAGCCCACTGCGACCTGGATCAGCCAGGCCATCAACAAGCCCATCATCGACAACTACTGGCAGACCGAGACCGGCTGGCCCATCATGACGCTGTGCAACGGCGTGGAAAAGCAGGCCACGCGTTTTGGCAGTCCGGGTCGGGCGGTCTACGGCTACAACGTCAAGCTGATTGATGACGCCAGCGGCGAGGAGTTGACTCAGGCGAATCAGAAGGGCGTGCTGGCGATTGAAGGTCCGCTGCCGCCCGGTTGCATGCAGACGGTGTGGCGCGACGACAACCGCTTTGTCAACACTTATTGGAAGAGCATTCCGGGTCGGCTGATCTACAGCACCTTCGACTGGGGCATCCGCGATGAGGACGGCTACTACTTCATCCTCGGCCGTACCGACGACGTGATCAATGTGGCGGGCCATCGCCTGGGCACGCGCGAGATCGAGGAGAGCATCTCTGCCCATGCCCAGATTGCCGAAGTGGCCGTGGTCGGCGTTGCCGACAATCTCAAGGGCCAGGCTGCGCTGGCCTTTGCCGTGGTGCGCGATGCCGCCTTGGTGGCAGATGAGGTCTCCAGCAAGGCCCTCGAAGCCGATGTGATGAAGCTGGTCGATTCGCGTCTGGGTGCGGTTGCGCGTCCTTCTCGCGTGATTTTCGTCACGGCTCTGCCCAAGACGCGCAGTGGCAAGCTGCTGCGCCGGGCCCTGCAGGCCGTGGCCGAAGGTCGTGATCCCGGTGACCTGAGCACCATGGAGGATCCGGCGGCCCTGGCTCAGGTCCAGCAACGCTTGTAA